The proteins below are encoded in one region of Nilaparvata lugens isolate BPH chromosome X, ASM1435652v1, whole genome shotgun sequence:
- the LOC120354635 gene encoding uncharacterized protein LOC120354635 codes for MTALSNRERYVCHYRTLKQAVQHGLKITKVHRGVRFEQEDFSAPYIMLNTRLRQQLKNKLEKNFFKLMNNAVFGKMMENVRKRVSMELVNDENRLKKLIARPVYKDRIIFGENICAVTMHKEKVKLYKPIYIGLTVLDISKTLMYQFHYNVMKPTYKENPQLLYQDTDSLFYIVKTENLYNDIINNQQLKDTFDTSEYPAGHPCYSDANKMVLGKFKDEYAGRAPLEYVGLRSKLYACRCYNSDPNQLTSGLIKKAKGVRRPILGRELSKMHPDAERYIGFQDYLDCLYGDEDIYREQVMFGTRKHQIMTQVMRKKALSKADEKSMDKTVLAQAAEAILLELPNKKGYSQRSL; via the exons ATGACAGCTCTAAGCAACCGTGAACGATATGTATGTCATTACCGCACCCTCAAGCAAGCAGTACAGCATGGATTGAAAATCACTAAAGTTCATCGAGGTGTGCGGTTTGAGCAGGAGGACTTCTCAGCACCCTACATCATGCTAAACACCAGACTTCGACAGCAGTTGAAGAATAAGTTAGAGAAAAATTTCTTCAAACTCATGAACAACGCTGTGTTTGGTAAGATGATGGAGAATGTGCGAAAAAGGGTGAGTATGGAGCTAGTGAATGATGAGAATCGATTGAAGAAACTGATTGCTCGACCAGTTTACAAGGACCGCATCATATTTGGTGAGAATATTTGCGCTGTTACGATGCATAAGGAAAAAGTAAAGCTGTACAAACCCATCTACATTGGTTTGACAGTGTTGGACATAAGCAAGACCCTTATGTACCAGTTCCACTACAATGTGATGAAACCTACGTACAAAGAGAACCCACAACTGCTTTATCAGGATACTGACAGCTTATTCTACATCGTGAAAACTGAGAACCTATACAACGACATCATCAACAACCAACAACTGAAAGATACCTTTGACACTTCAGAGTACCCTGCAGGCCACCCATGCTACTCAGATGCAAACAAAATGGTGCTTGGCAAGTTTAAAGATGAATATGCTGGCCGAGCGCCACTTGAGTATGTAGGCCTGCGATCAAAGCTATATGCCTGTAGGTGTTACAATAGTGAtccaaatcagctgacaagtggattgatAAAGAAAGCTAAAGGAGTGAGGAGACCAATACTTGGGCGAGAACTCTCAAAAATGCATCCAGATGCTGAACGTTACATAGGCTTCCAAGACTATCTAGATTGTCTATATGGtgatgaggatatctatagagaACAAGTGATGTTTGGCACTAGGAAACATCAGATCATGACCCAAGTCATGAGAAAGAAGGCACTGAGCAAAGCTGATGAGAAGAG TATGGATAAGACAGTATTAGCACAAGCTGCAGAAGCAATCTTGTTGGAACTTCCCAACAAGAAAGGTTACAGTCAAAGGTCTTTATGA